One Purpureocillium takamizusanense chromosome 1, complete sequence genomic window carries:
- a CDS encoding uncharacterized protein (COG:T~EggNog:ENOG503NXNR), giving the protein MTTKALHYIDQLEAARCEGSWDDVPELVRKVRKHAADRKCLTLAAETECAISNATTAGARTSASATARDLDVTTRVPALLAAIDEERVNHEDRFQAQVCVGWLHWVVGEYSLATERLPTRLQDEGTNLDPAALSHEWTHVCALKSAYLRANCLMRHEQRTEALDALKAVAPALNRALTGKVRKQLRYWSELFLTEYCVLSSGSAARDETSLENPATLVPFRSWAKYWDSMQAPGTGGYGFKGSVPRRQIWNEYYMALSRILESDLLYQPGHLEGLPISADSSPRSQLRAELKYVESTYRSLLLSETSFPRADEERIEVEAFVRRVTKNWTILCGRGWREEDLGQGGRSAVSRGILEILYSAATRTYHSTAILRSLFLVHMSLADFDLALKAFDSYLDIVKRGKARVEKTGEIEPSLDDDGTVLETMSMAIIALCRYGHQKAGEKARRLGAELEDWLSKLPHGKHMANENGTPSIAEETTNGDLEPWVAPHTVALAWQAIGLSHAHWSRLTYEAGSRTEIQSKAIRCLRKSLSAEYGRSKDIRSFFSLALLLAERRELTAAIELTKTALMSNKGREEGYDLLCGSHWQERTLIPLWHLLALLLSARQDYTSAIRACEGALEQFRDPSVLFGKGGPGFRSEHLNDAGADGVPAEPQHGLVDEMDDAEKQGILELKMTELAITELTDGPDAAVNASYELLTLFSRLYGSVTVQSPTLTTPAQQPPKTSGTFRSIRGSIFGSKIDRSRPPTRQPSASTLSDDKSNGVGPRPATKQTQTTVRPMVHVTEENGVHAAGPRSRRGSSSHRQRSQSGHRNSLKKRERNDSRPRTDATGTLSPQATIVDGDAFFTPGAELEQGDVSFSTRSSQTRMSSFSKSKTTLPLNSYLSNASKSTDFTEISVDVTQATPNHLPLVQFPNEREGSQRIAMLVGIWLTIAGFYRRAALLEDCKGAIAEAQKLVHGLEMEISQDQSIASGPKTASWGEKKSVDDLWGDVWSELGLLSLAQNEPYTARSDFEYALTHCPDHPAAIVGLSNILLDTYSEKIRPTPAVPLLENPEPSLDSLAHLALSEASTDGAVKSLPSVPLGLGSTTTQPQVKFADATSSPVGDDHLPAPYKATRLPLIDRLAARDRAFALLSGLTRLGTGWDYSEAWFALARAHEESGQPDKAKEVLWWCVELEEAMGVRDWRCLGGGSYII; this is encoded by the exons ATGACG ACCAAAGCCCTTCATTACATTGAtcagctcgaggccgcccgctgcgAGGGCAGTTGGGACGACGTGCCTGAGCTCGTTCGCAAGGTTCGAAAGCATGCAGCCGACAGGAAAT GCCTcaccctggccgccgagaccGAATGTGCCATCTCCAACGCCACGACAGCTGGAGCGCGAacctccgcctcggccacggcgcgcgacctcgacgtcacTACCAGGGTCCCGGCgcttctcgccgccatcgacgaaGAGCGCGTAAACCACGAAGACCGATTCCAGGCCCAGGTATGCGTTGGCTGGCTACATTGGGTCGTGGGCGAATATAGTCTGGCTACCGAGCGCCTGCCCACACGCTTGCAAGACGAGGGCACCAATCTTGATCCTGCCGCCCTGTCTCATGAATGGACACATGTTTGCGCCCTCAAGTCGGCCTACCTAAGAGCAAACTGCTTGATGCGCCATGAGCAGCGGACAGAAGCTCTTGATGCACTCAAGGCTGTCGCGCCAGCTCTGAACCGCGCTCTGACGGGAAAAGTCAGAAAGCAGTTGCGCTACTGGTCGGAACTGTTCCTGACAGAGTACTGTGTGCTTTCGAgcggctccgccgcccgcgatgaGACGTCTCTGGAGAATCCCGCCACGCTCGTGCCGTTTCGCTCGTGGGCCAAATACTGGGATTCTATGCAAGCGCCGGGCACCGGTGGCTATGGATTCAAAGGTTCAGTACCGCGAAGGCAAATTTGGAACGAATACTACATGGCCCTGTCTCGGATACTAGAGAGCGACCTCCTGTATCAGCCTGGCCACCTAGAAGGCCTGCCTATCTCGGCCGACTCCTCCCCACGAAGTCAactgcgcgccgagctcaagTATGTGGAGTCTACCTATCGCTCCCTCCTCCTGTCAGAAACGTCGTTTCCACGGGCAGACGAGGAGAGGATCGAGGTGGAAGCCTTCGTCCGGCGCGTGACCAAGAACTGGACCATTCTTTGCGGACGGGGCTGGCGTGAGGAAGACCTCGGCCAAGGGGGCAGGTCTGCAGTCAGCCGGGGCATCCTCGAGATTCTCTACAGTGCAGCCACCAGGACATATCACTCCACTGCCATCCTCCGCTCCTTGTTCCTCGTCCACATGTCGCTCGCTGATTtcgacctcgccctcaaaGCTTTCGATTCGTACCTGGATATTGTCAAGAGGGGCAAGGCTCGCGTGGAAAAGACTGGTGAGATCGAACCCAgcctcgatgatgacggcacTGTCTTGGAAACCATGTCGATGGCCATTATAGCGCTTTGTCGGTACGGACATCAGAAGGCCGGCGAAAAGGCACGACGCCTCGGtgcggagctcgaggactgGTTGTCCAAGCTGCCTCACGGCAAGCACATGGCAAACGAGAATGGCACCCCATCCATAGCCGAGGAGACAACGAACGGGGATTTGGAACCCTGGGTTGCACCGCACACTGTGGCCCTGGCTTGGCAGGCCATTGGTCTATCACACGCGCATTGGTCGAGGCTCACTTATGAggcgggctcgaggacggAGATACAGTCCAAGGCCATCAGGTGTCTGCGAAAGTCCTTGTCTGCGGAGTATGGCCGATCAAAAGACATTAGAAGCTTCTTCAGCCTGGCCCTGCTCTTGGCGGAGCGCAGGGagctgacggcggccatTGAACTGACAAAGACGGCCTTGATGTCCAACAAGGGCAGGGAAGAGGGCTACGACCTGCTGTGCGGGTCACACTGGCAAGAGAGGACTCTCATTCCGCTATGGCATCTTCTCGCCCTTCTGCTGAGCGCCAGGCAGGACTATACTTCTGCCATCCGGGCCTGCGAAGGTGCGCTGGAGCAGTTCAGGGACCCGTCGGTTCTTTTTGGAAAAGGCGGGCCGGGCTTCCGCAGTGAGCATCTCAACGATGCCGGTGCGGATGGCGTCCCAGCGGAACCGCAACACGGCCTAGTCGATGAGATGGACGATGCCGAGAAGCAGGGTATCCTGGAGCTCAAGATGACGGAGCTCGCCATCACCGAGCTTACGGATGGGCCGGACGCTGCCGTCAACGCAAGCTACGAGCTGCTGACCCTCTTCTCTCGGCTGTATGGCAGCGTCACAGTGCAGTCACCCACTCTGACGACAccagcgcagcagccacccAAGACATCAGGCACCTTTAGAAGCATCAGGGGCAGTATTTTTGGATCAAAGATCGACCGCTCAAGGCCTCCCACGAGACAGCCCAGCGCATCCACTCTCAGCGACGACAAGTCGAATGGGGTCGGGCCTAGGCCAGCGACCAAACAAACACAGACAACAGTGAGGCCGATGGTACATGTCACCGAGGAGAACGGCGTGCATGCGGCCGGGCCCAGATCGCGAAGGGGCAGCTCAAGTCATAGGCAGAGGAGCCAGTCTGGCCACAGAAACAGCCTCAAGAAGAGGGAAAGAAACGACAGCCGGCCCCGAACAGACGCCACGGGAACCTTGTCGCCGCAAGCAACCAtcgtcgatggcgatgcctTCTTTACGCCCGGTGCGGAGCTGGAGCAAGGAGATGTTTCCTTCTCAACAAGGTCGTCTCAGACTCGCATGTCGTCGTTTTCCAAGTCCAAGACCACCTTGCCATTGAACTCGTACCTCTCCAATGCCTCAAAATCGACGGATTTTACCGAGATCTCAGTTGATGTAACACAGGCAACGCCAAATCACCTCCCCTTGGTGCAATTTCCCAACGAAAGAGAGGGGAGTCAGCGTATCGCAATGCTCGTCGGCATCTGGCTCACTATAGCCGGATTCTACCGTCGAGCTGCCTTGCTGGAGGACTGCAAGGGCGCAATCGCTGAAGCACAGAAGCTGGTCCATGGTCTCGAGATGGAGATATCTCAAGACCAGTCGATAGCCAGCGGACCAAAGACGGCATCATGGGGCGAAAAGAAGAGCGTTGACGACCTGTGGGGCGATGTGTGGTCCGAG CTTGGACTCTTGTCTTTGGCCCAAAATGAACCGTACACGGCGAGATCAGATTTTGAGTATGCCCTGACGCATTGCCCGGATCATCCTGCTGCTATTGTGGGGCTGTCCAATATCCTCCTGGACACGTACAGCGAGAAGATTCGGCCGACACCAGCCGTGCCACTCCTGGAGAATCCTGAGCCATCGCTCGACTCCTTGGCGCATTTGGCGCTGTCGGAGGCTTCAACAGATGGGGCAGTGAAGTCGCTTCCTTCGGTTCCCCTCGGGCTCGgctccacgacgacgcagccaCAAGTCAAATTCGCCGACGCCACGTCGTCTCCAGTGGGTGACGACCATCTCCCGGCCCCTTACAAGGCCACTCGGCTGCCGCTCATTGATCGGCTTGCGGCTCGAGACCGGGCCTTTGCCCTTTTGTCCGGCCTCACGCGTCTTGGCACCGGCTGGGACTATTCCGAGGCTTGGTTCGCCCTGGCCCGAGCACACGAGGAGAGCGGCCAGCCTGACAAGGCGAAGGAAGTGTTGTGGTGGTGTgtcgagctggaggaggccatGGGGGTGCGCGACTGGCGCTGTCTCGGGGGAGGGAGCTACATCATCTGA
- a CDS encoding uncharacterized protein (EggNog:ENOG503NY17~COG:S), whose protein sequence is MAPPPAPPPDLRVLCRKLTSIPPAQLPHALPALARHVVRCRDALSAPHEQKPKDDASSQGGGSSSSSSTAGLVHKLKTTVTTLLNGRSREARFAAVGLVKAVVDVGGWEMLRASEPWARGLLSIIQKGDSFAAKELAVITLTRIYVLVHPYQTLVREIATPTIPAFATACLQLIKPPASGPASTAPLAFVQTVCDAFSTLIPLYAATFRPFASQIRSVVRPLLAPTSSDETLVPHSLQRSAGRLAISLHHVAAKSGGSEEWSKTVDAVLRQLHATADQVLRAVDESWDASGGYGKTPVDFAEEPKGGSTSADQLPPWTGLSAGIERLTGLFRHLSDCLLSPTKGSVTIPISALTDAISRVCLIARQSPKSQTWEQALETNAAVGRDERDELWSLMPEVHMAALGLVQTMLRRLGQGLLPLVSEVLDHLVRVFKSGMDIPDVRKSGYVVLDGLLALSGHTLSKPTVTLLEPLVAACCRDLQQDAGFLKPASKPTAAQGKDAKKPAVANVDLFLQPQASSAEEVSVLPPDHKATADALLATLLSALPQQHLKPTLRGLLDKTAILTQSRDAMLASVLNPFKDQRGRMYPSILPHLARAFPHDQGLEVLRSNLRVSVVAGGSDMLASVDEVEREEYEDDADAPMADAEADEGNEPEPPPSGNGVHASGTLPSEPQVEIDLPVQSNPFAPTADRASRAESPPKRKHHGSDSNPPKRQELEKPVPTAEPARAVPPPPQAQAQNDEGEEDDDDDDSDVSVHLNMELENDEDDDGSDE, encoded by the exons ATGGCTcctccgcccgcgcctccgccggaCCTGCGGGTGCTCTGCCGCAAGCTCACCTCCAtcccgccggcgcagctcccgcacgcgctgcccgccctcgccaggcACGTCGTCCGCTGCAGGGATgcgctgtcggcgccgcaCGAGCAAAAGCCCAAGGACGACGCTTCCTCGCAGGGTGGcggctcctcttcctcctcctccaccgccgggCTCGTTCACAAGCTCAAGACCACCGTCACGACCCTCCTCAATGGCCGCTCCCGCGAGGCTAggttcgccgccgtcggcctcgtcaaggcTGTCGTGGATGTCGGCGGCTGGGAGATGCTCCGAGCCTCCGAGCCCTGGGCCCGTGGCTTGCTCTCCATTATACAA AAGGGCGACTCGTTTgccgccaaggagctcgccgtcatcacccTCACCCGCATCTACGTCCTCGTGCATCCCTATCAGACCCTCGTCAGAGAGATCGCGACGCCCACGATCCCGGCCTTTGCCACCGCGTGCCTCCAGCTCATCAAGCCCCCGGCCTCTGGcccggcttcgacggcgCCCCTGGCCTTTGTTCAGACCGTCTGCGATGCCTTTTCGACGCTCATCCCGCTCTACGCCGCCACCTTCCGTCCCTTCGCCTCGCAAATCAGGTCCGTCGTGAGGCCTCTGCTGGCGCCCACGAGCTCCGACGAGACTTTGGTCCCCCACTCGCTTCAACGGTCGGCGGGTCGGCTTGCCATATCGCTGCACCATGTTGCCGCCAAGTCCGGCGGCAGCGAAGAGTGGTCCAAAaccgtcgacgccgttcTGAGGCAGTTGCACGCCACTGCTGACCAGGTCCTGCGCGCAGTGGACGAGTCTTGGGACGCTTCCGGTGGCTATGGCAAGACGCCAGTCGACTTTGCTGAAGAGCCCAAGGGAGGAAGCACGTCCGCGGACCAGCTGCCACCGTGGACCGGCTTGAGCGCCGGAATCGAGCGACTCACCGGACTCTTCCGCCACCTTTCCGACTGCCTCCTTAGTCCGACCAAGGGATCTGTCACCATTCCCATAAGCGCCTTAACGGACGCCATCTCCCGGGTCTGCCTGATAGCCAGGCAGTCGCCCAAGTCCCAGACGTGGGAGCAAGCTCTCGAGAcgaacgccgccgtcggcagaGATGAACGGGATGAACTGTGGAGCTTGATGCCCGAGGTGCACATGGCTGCTCTCGGGCTCGTGCAGACAATGCTTCGGAGGCTAGGCCAGGGCTTGCTGCCGTTGGTCTCCGAGGTCCTGGACCACCTTGTCCGCGTCTTCAAGTCGGGCATGGACATACCCGACGTGCGCAAGAGCGGATACGTCGTCCTTGATGGTCTCTTGGCCCTGTCAGGGCACACGCTGTCGAAGCCCACAGTCACGTTGCTCgagcccctcgtcgccgcctgctgccgAGACCTCCAGCAAGACGCCGGCTTCCTCAAACCCGCCAGCAAgccgaccgccgcccagggcaaagacgccaagaagcccgccgtcgccaacgtcgaccTCTTTCTGCAGCCCCAGGCCTCTTCCGCCGAAGAGGTGTCCGTCCTGCCGCCGGACCACAaggccaccgccgacgccctgctcgcgACCCTACTCTCCGCcctcccgcagcagcacctcaaGCCCACCCTgcgcggcctgctcgacaagACGGCCATCCTGACGCAGAGCCGCGACGCCATGCTGGCGAGCGTGCTGAACCCCTTCAAGGACCAGCGGGGCCGCATGTACCCCAGCATCCTGCCCCATCTGGCGCGCGCGTTCCCCCACGAccagggcctcgaggtgctGCGCAGCAACCTCCGCGtgagcgtcgtcgcgggcggcagcgacatgCTCGCGTCGGTCGACGAAGTTGAGCGGGAAGAGTacgaagacgatgccgacgcgcccatggccgatgccgaggcggacgagggcaaCGAGCCCGAGCCACCGCCATCAGGCAATGGGGTCCACGCCTCTGGAACCCTGCCATCCGAGCCGCAAGTCGAAATCGACCTGCCGGTGCAGAGCAATCCCTTTGCGCCAACCGCAGACAGGGCTTCCCgggccgagtcgccgcccaAGCGCAAGCACCACGGGTCAGACTCGAACCCGCCCAAAAGACAGGAGCTCGAGAAACCGGTGCCGACAGCTGAGCCGGCTAGGGCCGTCCCACCTCCaccgcaggcgcaggcacaaaacgacgagggcgaggaggatgacgacgacgacgacagtgACGTCAGCGTGCATCTGAACATGGAACTCGagaacgacgaggacgacgacgggagcGACGAGTAG
- a CDS encoding uncharacterized protein (EggNog:ENOG503P757~COG:A), which translates to MSPAASPTPDAASAATPEVAPESPAHAKGQSPVASPSPSSSVAAAAAASEGAAPRDDKMARPDDAPLPEDTSDADSLEEGETEDDPPLPQEPLPEGPPLPNEPVPGSQDDGWECRWEATYQSWYFVNRFTGASQWDNPRVAAGSSSSSGAAAAAAAAVAPSAPQPPVNEMPPAGGYNPAIHGDYDPNAWYAQAYKQEEEARDAAVAAAALPPEATVDGYGVSMGFNRWNGQAQSGDMGPGRHSDEAKSRRQMNAFFDVDAAANQHDGRSLKAERQNQRLSKSELKAFKEKRRARKEEKRRAWLLD; encoded by the coding sequence atgtctccagccgcctcgcccacgccggACGCTGCCAGTGCCGCGACCCCGGAGGTGGCGCCAGAGTCGCCCGCGCACGCCAAAGGCCAGTCTCCGgtcgcatcgccatcgccgtcatcctccgtcgccgccgccgccgccgcctcggaaGGCGCGGCGCCCCGCGACGAcaagatggcgaggccggaTGACGCGCCGCTTCCCGAGGACACTTCTGATGCAGACTCTTTGGAAGAGGGCGAGACGGAAGACGATCCTCCGCTTCCCCAAGAGCCGTTGCCCGAGGGCCCTCCGCTCCCCAACGAGCCCGTTCCCGGATCTCAAGACGACGGTTGGGAGTGTCGCTGGGAGGCAACGTACCAGTCTTGGTACTTTGTAAACCGATTCACGGGCGCCTCGCAATGGGATAACCCGAGGGTGGCCGCTGGCTCCTCCTCATCttccggcgccgccgccgccgccgccgccgccgtcgcacccagcgcgccccagccgcccgtcAACGAGATGCCTCCCGCTGGTGGCTACAATCCGGCCATCCACGGCGACTACGATCCCAACGCCTGGTACGCGCAGGCCTAcaagcaggaggaggaggcgcgcgacgccgctgttgccgccgcggcttTACCCCCGGAGGCGACGGTAGATGGGTATGGTGTGTCCATGGGTTTCAACCGCTGGAACGGCCAGGCTCAGTCCGGCGACATGGGCCCCGGCCGGcacagcgacgaggccaagtcGCGGCGCCAGATGAACGCCTTCtttgacgtcgacgccgccgccaaccagcacgacggccgcagcctcaaggccgagcgccAGAACCAGCGCCTGAGCAAGTCAGAGCTCAAGGCCTTCAAAGAGAAGCGACGCGCCcggaaggaggagaagcgcaGGGCGTGGCTCTTGGATTAG
- a CDS encoding uncharacterized protein (SECRETED:SignalP(1-23~SECRETED:cutsite=VQA-AG~SECRETED:prob=0.8877)~CAZy:GH16~TransMembrane:1 (n10-18c23/24o396-413i)~EggNog:ENOG503NZGJ~COG:G) — translation MRHKKASSMLIVLAGGLARTVQAAGSTVQLVNDTGCGCFLTNGSEPTYYARHMFFDFRDLNEYARVPDVVTNDTVASYSPPTSDYFASDTWNDTWQVQGWSNRNGSAGRGGGGGGKGGAEGLTGDATVLMVNSPSNIYIERNGHVEGDGPTTTYLTLRTKRLKEFQTAAEFQAQESHYRFLSLRMMARTVGDPGAVSAVFTYREAPSLSDVQEADIEILTRGPRNKIQYTNQPSYQDQSGGDHDGDSGANNGDDPRATRNSTMPHGLRWTDWAVHRLDWTPRRSVWFVDGVEVASIDFQVPRDAAGLNINSWSDGGQWSGNMSVGGESKLQVQWLEMVFNTTADHDAADKKAKHQKRATARCKVVCSIDETNRTGTAAKLWEGAAAARPSSTAGTTLLWLCACVVGSAMWLSAV, via the coding sequence atgcgtcACAAAAAAGCGAGCTCCATGCTCATCGTTCTCGCCGGCGGTCTGGCCCGCaccgtccaggccgccggcagcaccgtccagctcgtcaacGACACGGGCTGCGGGTGCTTCCTCACCAACGGCAGCGAGCCAACGTACTACGCGCGGCACATGTTCTTCGACTTTCGCGACCTGAACGAGTACGCGCGCGTGCCCGACGTCGTCACCAACGACACCGTCGCGTCGTATTCGCCTCCCACCAGCGACTACTTCGCCAGCGACACCTGGAACGACACCTGGCAGGTCCAGGGCTGGAGCAACCGCAACGGTagcgccgggcgcggcggcggcggcggcggcaaaggcggcgcaGAGGGCCTCACGGGCGACGCAACCGTGCTCATGGTCAACTCGCCCAGCAACATCTACATCGAGAGGAacggccacgtcgagggcgacgggccgacgacgacgtacTTGACGCTGCGCACGAAGCGGCTCAAGGAGTTccagacggcggccgagtTCCAGGCGCAGGAGTCGCACTATCGCTTCCTCTCGCTGCGGATGATGGCCCGCACCGTGGGCGACCCAggcgccgtctcggccgtcttcaccTACCGGGAGGCGCCGTCGCTCAGCGACGTGCAAGAGGCCGACATCGAGATCCTCACGAGGGGCCCCCGCAACAAGATCCAGTACACGAACCAGCCGTCGTACCAGGaccagagcggcggcgaccacgacggcgacagcggcgccaacaacggcgacgaccccAGGGCGACGCGCAACTCGACCATGCCCCACGGCCTGCGCTGGACCGACTGGGCCGTGCATCGCCTCGACTGGACGCCCCGGCGCAGCGTGTggttcgtcgacggcgtcgaggtcgcgaGCATCGACTTCCAGGTCccgcgcgacgcggccggcctcAACATCAACTCGtggagcgacggcggccagtggAGCGGCAACAtgagcgtcggcggcgagtccAAGCTGCAGGTGCAGTGGCTCGAGATGGTCTTCAACACCACggccgaccacgacgccgccgacaaaAAGGCCAAGCACCAGAAgcgcgccaccgcccggTGCAAGGTCGTGTGCAGCATCGACGAGACGAACCGCACGGGTACCGCGGCCAAGCTCTGGGagggtgccgccgccgccaggccctcgtcgactgCCGGCACTACGCTGCTCTGGCTCTGTGCCTGCGTTGTGGGCTCGGCCATGTGGTTGTCGGCAGTCTGA
- a CDS encoding uncharacterized protein (COG:S~EggNog:ENOG503P0TG), with translation MADKMSIDNKPNPARRDESDDSVDSTPERDQNPPAAANPNAPQDPQQPKRKGGRKPIYATSEERKQRNRQAQAAFRERRTEYIKQLEETIRVHESNLHNLQTAHRNAAEECLMLRYKNSLLERILLEKGIDVQAELHAKTGSPDLGPTHMPQNLVQPPTIQRAILNRHHQSRKSNSSIAPKAEPVTTPLNTSLPPHKSATSPKSRPAPSSHANSPTTNVGSAFSPAPSDSISLRGSVTGLPRQPMPTSNANAPARSMMQSGTGPRNQSLGQGASYYPTPAFQNHIEQLEHEYDGQNDMVDDSELDTPNGGGHYASAFNSDNQQTMLLSPTSTAPGHVSQPHDAVSAAHQPFPSMTQLLGQNLDWDPFGLSASMAFPNHQQFQFDQPNLR, from the exons ATGGCAGACAAGATGTCCATCGATAACAAGCCGAACCCTGCCCGCCGGGACGAGTCCGACGACTCGGTCGATTCAACCCCCGAGAGAGACCAGAAcccgcctgctgccgccaacCCCAACGCCCCCCAGGATCCCCAGCAGCCCAAGCGAAAGGGCGGCCGAAAGCCC ATTTATGCCACCTCGGAGGAGCGCAAGCAGAGGAACCGCCAGGCCCAGGCTGCCTTCCGCGAGCGCCGCACCGAATACatcaagcagctcgaggagaccATCCGCGTCCACGAGTCCAACCTTCACAATCTCCAGACTGCTCATCGCAACGCCGCTGAGGAGTGCCTGATGCTCCGCTACAAGAATTCTCTCCTCGAGCGTATTCTTCTCGAGAAAG GCATTGATGTCCAGGCTGAGCTCCACGCAAAGACGGGCAGCCCCGATTTGGGGCCCACGCACATGCCCCAGAACCTGGTGCAGCCGCCCACAATCCAGCGTGCCATCCTGAACCGCCATCACCAGTCTCGCAAGTCCAACTCGAGCATTGCTCCCAAGGCAGAGCCTGTGACGACGCCCCTCAACACATCCCTTCCCCCGCACAAGTCTGCCACTTCCCCCAAGAGTCGaccggcgccatcatcgcaCGCCAACTCGCCAACGACCAATGTTGGATCTGCCTTctcccccgccccgtccGACAGCATCTCGCTGCGGGGCTCCGTGACTGGTTTGCCGCGGCAGCCCATGCCGACGTCCAACGCGAACGCCCCGGCGAGATCCATGATGCAGTCTGGGACTGGACCTCGAAACCAATCTCTTGGACAAGGAGCATCCTATTATCCAACCCCGGCGTTTCAGAACCACATTGAGCAGCTTG AACACGAGTACGACGGACAGAACGACATGGTCGACGACTCGGAGCTTGATACACCCAACGGTGGCGGCCACTACGCCAGCGCTTTCAACTCAGACAACCAGCAGACGATGCTTCTCTCGCCCACGTCGACCGCGCCTGGACACGTCTCGCAACCCCATGATGCCGTATCCGCCGCCCATCAGCCGTTCCCGTCCATGACACAGCTTTTGGGCCAGAACCTAGACTGGGACCCCTTCGGTCTGAGCGCCAGTATGGCCTTTCCGAACCACCAGCAGTTTCAGTTCGACCAACCAAACCTGCGGTGA